The Stieleria maiorica genome includes the window GAATTCACGCGCGAGAGTTGTGAAGACGGGTGGACGTATCTGCTGCAAACCAGCTTGAAGCAATACCTGGACGGCTGAGGCCTCCAACGTGCTGCAACACTTAACAAGTGGTGAAAGATGATTCGCAACGTCGTCGCCATCGTCGCAGGTCTGGTCGCCGGCAGCATGTTCAACATGGCCCTGGTCAGCGTGTCCCATGTCGTGTATCCGTTGCCCGACGGGATCGACTCGAACGACTTCGAAGCATTTCGCACTTATGTCGAAGACAGCGGGATGCCGACCGGCGCGTTATTGATCGTGTTGGCCGCCCATGCCGGTGGCAGCTTTGTCAGCGGTCTGGTGTGCGGATTGATTGCGAAACGAAATTGGTACATCGCAGCTGGGGCGATGGGCATTCTGTGGATGTGCGGGGGCATCAGCATGTTGATGATGCTTCCGGCCCCGATGTGGTTTGCGGTCGTGGACACCATTTTGTACATCCCCGCGGCGCTGCTGGGTGTTAAGCTGGGCGGCGTACGGAACGGCGAAGTGCATCAACCGCCCGCGACAGCCACGAATTAATCTTGCGTTGAATTCCCCAAAAGGCCGATCGAGATGAGATCCTGTGTTTTATTCGCCTTGCTTGTTCCGGTTGCGATGGTACTTGCCGCCCAGTCACCTTCCGGTGACGGCTATTTTGGGCCGGCCGATGACGACGGATTTCGCCCGGTTTTTGACGGCAAATCGCTGGCAGGTTGGTCGTGCGTCGACATGAGTTACTGGTCCGTTCGCGACGGAGCCCTGACGGGTGAATCGACCGCGGAGAACCCCTGCACCAAGAACAAGTTTCTGGTCTGGCAGGGCGGTGAACTGTCGGATTTTGAGCTGAAATTGAGATTCCGCGTTCAAGGCAACGGCTGCAACTCCGGCGTGCAGTTCCGCAGCGTCTTTCGACCCGATGGCTTGGCCGTCGGATACCAAGCCGACATCTACAACAGTGGTCCGTACCTGGGCGGGGTCTGTGACGAAATGCACGATCGCGAAGGCCCGGAACTGCTGAGCGCCAATGGAAAAAAATCTGTCATCGACAAGGCCGGCAATCGAACCGCCACTGACATCGGCCCCCAGGTTAAAATGAATCCCTGGCCCGAATGGAACGATTACCACATCATCGCCAAAGGTACCCGGATCACGCTGCGGATCAACGGTCAGACGGCGTCACAGTTGATCGACGAAGAAGAAGCCCACCTTGATTTGAAGGGAATGCTCGGTTTGCAATTGAGATCCGGCAAACCCATGACGGTCCAGTTCAAAGAAATTGTCGTTCGTGATTGACGCGGTGACGTCTGAAAGAATCGCCGAGCGACCTCCCTCCTGTCCGCCCCGCCGAAGAACCTTCCATGATCCGTGTCTCGACGTTGCTTCTTTGCGTGTCGTGTCTGTGTGCAAACGCACTCGCCCAGCAGCTCGACACGCCGCACGCGATCAACACGCAAGCCGCAGGCGAACACCCACCATCGGCATCCGAGGCAGCCGATCGGATCGAGGTCCCTACCGGTTTTGGCGTCACGTTGTTTGCCGGTGAACCCGATGTTCATCAACCGATCGCGATGGAGATCGATGATCGTGGCCGATTGTGGGTTGCAGAATGTTACACCTATGAAGGCAGCGAGTATGACCTGAACAAGCGGGACCGCATTTTGATCTTTGATGACACCGATGGTGACGGACGATTCGATCGGCGGAAGATCTTTTGGGACCAGGGCCAGCGGTTGACCGGATTGACGCTCGGATTTGGCGGTGTTTGGATCACCAGCGCGCCGAACTTGCTGTTCTTGCCCGACCGCGATCACGATGATCGGCCCGACGGTCCGCCGCAAGTCATGCTGGAAGGGTTCAGCGTGTTGGCGCGGCACAATATGGTCAACGGTTTGCGGTGGGGACCCGACGGATGGCTGTACGGTCGACACGGAATCACGGACACCTCCCACGTCGGCACCCCCGAGACGCCGCTGGGCAAACGCACGCCGCTGAACTGTTCGATTTGGCGGTTTCATCCCCAACGGCATGTCTTTCAGGTCGTCACCCATGGGACGACGAATCCTTGGGGGCTGGATTACGATGATCACGGCCAATGGTTCTTTACCAACAATGTGATCAATCATCTGTGGCACGTGATTCCCGGTGCCCATTACGAACGCATGCACGGTGCGGACTTCAATCCGCATCTGTACGGATTGATCGAACCCACCGCGGACCACTTTCACTGGGACACTGCCGGCGGAGTCGGCGATTCGGACAACAAGAATCGCAAACAGTACGACGGGCGTCATGACGACCACGGCGGCGGCCATTCGCATTGCGGAGGCATGATCTATCTGGGCGACAATTGGCCGGCGGAGTATCGCGGGCGGATGCTGATGTGCAACACGCACGGACGACGGGTCAACGTCGACCGCTTGGTACGCCGCGGCAACAGCTACGCCGGCGAGCACGAAGCCGATTTCCTCATTGCCAACAACCCGTGGTTTCGCGGTGTCGAATTAAAGTACGGCCCCGACGGAGGCGTTTTTTTGACCGACTGGTCGGATCTGGGGGAATGCCATGACCGTGACGGTGTGCATCGGACGAGCGGGCGAATTTATAAGATCACCTACGGGGAATCGCAGCCGCAACGTCCCGATCTAAGTCAGTCGTCCGACACGGAATTGGTGCACTGTCAGCTGCACCGCAATGACTGGTTCGTCCGTCATGCCCGGCGCCGACTGCAGGAGCGCCACGTGGCAGGTGAAGATCTGTCGCAAGCGGCGGACGCGTTGCGTGCGATCGTTGCGGATCACCCCGACGTCACGCGACGGTTGCGCGCGATGTGGGCCTTGTACAGCATCGACGCGGCAGGTGCCGATTGGTTGGTCGGTCAATTGAACGATCCATCCGAACACGTTCGCAGTTGGGCGGTTCGTTTGCTGGTCGATCGAGGTCACCCGGGGGCGGAAACGGCTGCGCGATTGGCCGAACAGAGCGAGCATGAAGGCTCGGGCTTGGTTCGACTCGCGTTGGCGTCGGCCCTGCAACAGCTCGATCTTGCGGATCGTTGGCCGATCGCCCATCAACTCAGTCAATTTGCGGCAGATGCCAACGATCGCGTCCAACCGCTGATGATTTGGTACGGAATCGAACCGGCGATCACGAGCGATCCGGAACGAGCACTCCGATTGGCGTTGGCGACAAAAATCCCGTTGCTCCGGGAGTACGTCGCGCGTCGCTTGGGTTCGTCGATCGACCACCAGTCGTTGATCGTCGAAGCGTTGATCGATCAGGCTTCGACGTCCGACGTGGAGCACGCGTCGGACTATCTTTCCGGGTTGGCCGCGGCATTGAAAGGCCGGAATCGGGTCGCGCCGCCGGCGAATTGGCAGGTAGCGACAAGGGTCTGGGCAACGATGAACGACGCCACGGTTACGGAACTAACTCGCGAGTTGTCGGTCGTGTTCGGTGACGGCCGAGCCGTGGACGAATTGCTGGCGATCGCCAAAGACACCGCTGTCGGCCCGTCGGCGCGGCGGGATGCGTTGTCGGTGGTGTTGGAAAGCCGGCCAAAAGGATTGTCGCCGACGCTGCTGAAACTAAAGTCCGATCGGGTCGTCGGAGCGTTGGCGATCAAGGGCTTGGCTCGCTACGAGGAGCCGCAGATCGGGAAACAGTTGCTGAGCTACTATCACAACGCGAAACACGAACACCGCCCCGCGATCATTAGCACATTGGCGTCGCGTGCCAGTTACGCGGCGCTGCTGCTTGCCGCCGTCGAGGCGGGCACGATCGATCGTCGGGATATCTCCGCAGCGGTCGCCGGCAACATCGCAGGACACGGCGACCAGGCGTTGACGGAGAAGTTGGCAGAGCTTTGGGGGGCGGTCCAGACCAGCCCCAAGGAAAAGCTTGAGTTGATCGAATCTTACCGTGCTCGATTGACGCCAACGCATTTGGCCGAAGCGGATCTGGCGGCCGGTCGACGGGTGTTCGCAAAGGTCTGCGGCACTTGCCACAAGATGTTCGGCGAAGGAAAATCCGTCGGACCGGATCTAACCGGATCCAATCGTGATAATTTGAGCTACTTGCTGGAAAACATCATCGATCCCAGTCGCATCGTCCCGGCCGCGTTGCGACAGTCCGCGGTCTTGTTGTCCGATGGCCGCGTGATCAGCGGGTGTATCACCCGGCAAGACGAGCATACCGTGACGATCCAAACGATTGATGACGTGCAGCGTGTCTCCCGCGAAGACGTCGAGCGGATCCGCCCATTGACGCAAAGCTTGATGCCCGACGGAATCCTGCAACCGCTTACGGAGACACAAGTCCGCGACCTCTTCGCGTTTCTGCAATCCAACACCGCCCCTCCCGACAGGAAATAGGAATCCACAATGAAACCCGTTCTCCATGCCGCCTTGCTCGCGCCGCTGCTGTTGTTGTCGCAAGCTTGGTTTGTGGTGTCCTGTAACGCTGCAGACCAGCCCAACTTCATCGTTTTTCTGGCGGACGATCTCGGTTGGGGCGACCTGGGATGCTACGGACACCCGATAATCCAGACGCCAAACCTGGACCGATTCGCGTCCGAAGGAGTGCGTTTCACACAGGCTTATGCCGCATGCGGAGTTTGCTCGCCGAGTCGTTCATCGATTTTGACCGGCCGCACTCCCTATCGAAACGGCGTCTGGCGTTGGCTGCCGGTGGGCAACGAGGCCCATTTGCGGGAGAGCGAAATCACGATCCCGGAGACCCTGCGCCCGCTCGGTTATCAAACCATGCACAGCGGCAAGTGGCATTTGAACGGCTATTTTAATAGCGACGAACAACCGCAGCCGGACGATCACGGATACGACTGGTGGTTCGCGACGCAGAACAACGCCTCGCCGTCGCATAAGGATCCGATCAACTTCGTTCGCAACCGAAAGGCGGTCGGCCCGCTCGAAGGCTTCTCGGCTCCACTGGTTGCCGAAGAAGCGTCGTCGTGGTTGAAGCAGCAGCGCGATCCGAACCGACCGTTTTTCATCACCGTTTGGACTCACGAACCGCACCTGCCGATCGAAAGCGATCCGAAGTTTCAGCAACTGTACCGCGAGATCGACAATCCCGGCGTTCGGCAGCACCACGGCAACGTCACGCAACTGGACCATGCGTTCGGCAACTTGATGAAGACGGTCGATGAACTCGGATTGCGCGACAACACGTTCGTGATTTTCACCAGCGACAACGGGCCGGAAGGATCTGGCAAAGGCAACCTGAAGAATCCGCAATCCCAACAGAATCGCACGTGGGGTTCCACGGGAGGCTTGCGTGGTCGCAAACGCGACAGCCACGAAGGCGGCATTCGTGTGCCGGGGATCGTCCGTTGGCCTGGAAAGATCCGGCCGGGCACGGTCAGCGACGTTCCCGTCATCGGCTCGGACATCTTCACGACGGTGTTGGAGATCGCCGGCGCGCCGGTGCCGAGTGACCGCACGATCGATGGCGTGAACCTGTTGCCGGCTTGCGAGGGCAAAGAACTCGAGCGCCCCGTGCCGCTATTCTGGCGCACCCACATCGCCCCTCCGGCCAGTCATGCGGCGATGCGGATCGGCGATTGGAAGATCGTTGCCGACCAAAAATTGGAGCGGTTCCAGCTGTACAAAATCGCCAAGGACTGGAAAGAAGAGCACGATCTGGCCGATCAGATGCCCGAGAAGTTGGCGGAGATGAAAGCGAAGTTCATGGAAGTCTGGGAAGGCGTCGAGTATGAAGGGCCCAAAGAATGGTGGATCAACCAGCCCGATGGCGGCAAGCGCAAGAAAGGCCCCAAATTGTCCGAAGGCACCGATAAAACCGGAGACTTTGACGTGGTCAAGGGCGCGACGGTTTCCCGCGGCGAGCTCGGCTACCTGTTGGACAGCGGTCAAAGCGAAGGGTTTGCGCTTCAAAAGCTGGACGCTCCGGTTCAGGAATCCGCGACCTTTCGAATCCAATACCGCTCGGCGACCGACAGCGTGACCCAAAACGCCTGCTTCTGTTTCGGGGCGGAACCGGTGAACGATCGCTTGCATAAAGCCGGCACGTTGATCGGGATGGGCCGCCACGGGGCGTTTGACGGCAGCTGGGCAAATGTCGGCATCGGCGCGAGCAAACAGGGTAACTTTGCTTCCACGGACACATTCGACGCCACGGTGACGATCGATTTGGACCATGGCAAGTTGATCTTGAAGGTCAACGACACGCGGATCGAACATCAATTGCCCAGCAACTTGGAAAGCGTCGACTACGTCGGCATTTACGCCAAGAACACCAAAGCGGAGTTCTCCGAGATCACGCGCGTGAAGTGATCACCATGCGAACGTTAGCAACGATCTGTCCGATCATCCGATCGGCGTTGCGATGCCCTGGTCGAACTGGTCGATCTGCATCCGACGCTCAGCGAACTGGCAGGATTGCCGATCCACGCCGGTGCACAGGGGGGAGAGCTTTGCCGCCAATGTCCGCGACCCAGTCGCCGCGGGCCAGGAGATCGCGATCAGCCAATATCCCAAGGCCGGTTACATGGGCTATACGATTCGGACCAAGACGCACCGCTACACCGAATGGCGACCGGTAAACGCGACCGACGAAGACGCGGCGTTTCGCGAGTTGTACGCCTACGGAAGCGACGGGGTCGAACGTGTAAATCTCGCCGACCGACCGGAGCATCACGCGGTCCAAGAAACGCTCAAGCAGCGGCTGGATCAAGCGATTGCCTCGGCTACCGGGGCCACGCCTGCATCAGCCAAACGCTAGGCTTTGTCCCTAAGCCTGTAGCGGAAGCCGCCAAGGCTTTCGACGCGCAGCAGTTCACACGGGAAAAGCCGGAATTCTTGGCGAATTCCGCTACCACATACGACTCTTGCCGGGTTTAGGGACAAAGCTTAGCCGTCCATCTCGCGTTAAGAGTCGAGTAAACGTAGGACGCAATCCGAATGGACTCGTCGCCTCGTCCACTACCCGGAAACCAAGCTGCGGCGGAATCCCAGAGCCTCGACCAAGCACTCTCCTCTGGATGCGGCGTCGAGGGTTTTGCTAGGTTCGCGACAAAACGACCAGAACCAAGCGTCTCCCGCACGTCCCGGGAGGATTTCGCGGCTGCGGGCAAAGGATTGCAATGAGCGACTACGATCAACACCCCGGTGGCGGATTCAGTAGCGTCGACGGTTACAACGACCCTGCGGGATCGCAAGCCGAAGAGATGCGGCGGATGCAGGAAGACGAGCTGAACCGGCAGCGTCAGGAGCAAGCCGCCGCCGATGCCGCCGCGGCAGCGGAGCAAGCCGCAGCCGAGCAGGCCGCAGCACAGCAAGCGGCCCAACAACGAACGCTCAGCCGAACGGATCGCAACGAGCGTTGCGGCGCGGCCGGTCGGCAGTCGACGAGGTCGACCGGCGGCACGAGCAACGCCTCGCGAGCGTCCCGATCGACCCGACCGGCGGGGCCGAGCGACTGGAACCCAGCGTTCGCAACCTTGGGGTTCATCGCGGCCGGGCTTTGGGGAATGGGGCTTTTGGAAGGAGACGGTCGATTGTTCAGCGGGGTGGTCACGGGGCTGGTCGGCGGCTACATCGCCGGGCACTACTACAAGATGCTGATCGCCGCGACGTTGGTCGGGGGCGGTTGGTGGTTGATCAGCCAGCACGAAGCCGCGAAATCGCGATCCGAAAAAACGTTGGTGACGGCAGCCGACGTCACATCCACACCGCGCCCCGCGTTGGATACACCAGCACGGCCTGCGACGAGTCCTCGCAAATCGGTCGACGCCCGGTTTGCAAAGTCGACGCTGAAGACTCCGCGACAAACACTAGCGACTCGATCTTCCTCGACCGACACGCCCGAGTTGCTGCAACGCCCGCATCAAGAGTTGGTCACCGATCCGTCGCGGATGCGAGCGTTTCGGCAATCAATGTTGGACTTTGAAACGCGAACCGGCAAGTCGTTTTTGAACGATCACCGATCGATGAAACCGGCAATGCGGACGCACTTTGAC containing:
- a CDS encoding 3-keto-disaccharide hydrolase, translated to MRSCVLFALLVPVAMVLAAQSPSGDGYFGPADDDGFRPVFDGKSLAGWSCVDMSYWSVRDGALTGESTAENPCTKNKFLVWQGGELSDFELKLRFRVQGNGCNSGVQFRSVFRPDGLAVGYQADIYNSGPYLGGVCDEMHDREGPELLSANGKKSVIDKAGNRTATDIGPQVKMNPWPEWNDYHIIAKGTRITLRINGQTASQLIDEEEAHLDLKGMLGLQLRSGKPMTVQFKEIVVRD
- a CDS encoding PVC-type heme-binding CxxCH protein, which encodes MIRVSTLLLCVSCLCANALAQQLDTPHAINTQAAGEHPPSASEAADRIEVPTGFGVTLFAGEPDVHQPIAMEIDDRGRLWVAECYTYEGSEYDLNKRDRILIFDDTDGDGRFDRRKIFWDQGQRLTGLTLGFGGVWITSAPNLLFLPDRDHDDRPDGPPQVMLEGFSVLARHNMVNGLRWGPDGWLYGRHGITDTSHVGTPETPLGKRTPLNCSIWRFHPQRHVFQVVTHGTTNPWGLDYDDHGQWFFTNNVINHLWHVIPGAHYERMHGADFNPHLYGLIEPTADHFHWDTAGGVGDSDNKNRKQYDGRHDDHGGGHSHCGGMIYLGDNWPAEYRGRMLMCNTHGRRVNVDRLVRRGNSYAGEHEADFLIANNPWFRGVELKYGPDGGVFLTDWSDLGECHDRDGVHRTSGRIYKITYGESQPQRPDLSQSSDTELVHCQLHRNDWFVRHARRRLQERHVAGEDLSQAADALRAIVADHPDVTRRLRAMWALYSIDAAGADWLVGQLNDPSEHVRSWAVRLLVDRGHPGAETAARLAEQSEHEGSGLVRLALASALQQLDLADRWPIAHQLSQFAADANDRVQPLMIWYGIEPAITSDPERALRLALATKIPLLREYVARRLGSSIDHQSLIVEALIDQASTSDVEHASDYLSGLAAALKGRNRVAPPANWQVATRVWATMNDATVTELTRELSVVFGDGRAVDELLAIAKDTAVGPSARRDALSVVLESRPKGLSPTLLKLKSDRVVGALAIKGLARYEEPQIGKQLLSYYHNAKHEHRPAIISTLASRASYAALLLAAVEAGTIDRRDISAAVAGNIAGHGDQALTEKLAELWGAVQTSPKEKLELIESYRARLTPTHLAEADLAAGRRVFAKVCGTCHKMFGEGKSVGPDLTGSNRDNLSYLLENIIDPSRIVPAALRQSAVLLSDGRVISGCITRQDEHTVTIQTIDDVQRVSREDVERIRPLTQSLMPDGILQPLTETQVRDLFAFLQSNTAPPDRK
- a CDS encoding sulfatase, with the protein product MKPVLHAALLAPLLLLSQAWFVVSCNAADQPNFIVFLADDLGWGDLGCYGHPIIQTPNLDRFASEGVRFTQAYAACGVCSPSRSSILTGRTPYRNGVWRWLPVGNEAHLRESEITIPETLRPLGYQTMHSGKWHLNGYFNSDEQPQPDDHGYDWWFATQNNASPSHKDPINFVRNRKAVGPLEGFSAPLVAEEASSWLKQQRDPNRPFFITVWTHEPHLPIESDPKFQQLYREIDNPGVRQHHGNVTQLDHAFGNLMKTVDELGLRDNTFVIFTSDNGPEGSGKGNLKNPQSQQNRTWGSTGGLRGRKRDSHEGGIRVPGIVRWPGKIRPGTVSDVPVIGSDIFTTVLEIAGAPVPSDRTIDGVNLLPACEGKELERPVPLFWRTHIAPPASHAAMRIGDWKIVADQKLERFQLYKIAKDWKEEHDLADQMPEKLAEMKAKFMEVWEGVEYEGPKEWWINQPDGGKRKKGPKLSEGTDKTGDFDVVKGATVSRGELGYLLDSGQSEGFALQKLDAPVQESATFRIQYRSATDSVTQNACFCFGAEPVNDRLHKAGTLIGMGRHGAFDGSWANVGIGASKQGNFASTDTFDATVTIDLDHGKLILKVNDTRIEHQLPSNLESVDYVGIYAKNTKAEFSEITRVK